CGCCAGCGCCTTCCGGGACCTGTACGCGGAGCTGCGCCTGTACTACCGGGGCGCCAACCTGCACCTGGAGGAGACGCTGGCCGAGTTCTGGGCCCGCCTGCTGGAGCGGCTCTTCAGGCAGCTGCACCCGCAGCTGCTGCTCCCCGACGACTACCTGGACTGCCTGGGCAAGCAGGCCGACGCGCTGCGGCCCTTTGGCGAGGCCCCGCGGGAGCTACGTCTCCGCGCCACCCGCGCCTTCGTGGCGGCGCGCGCCTTCGTGCAGGGCCTGGGTGTGGCCGGCGACGTGGTCCGGAAGGTGGCTCAGGTGCGCCCCATGGCTCGGGCTCACAGgaacccctccccacctcccagccctgccctctgtgCCCTGGGGCCTTCTGGCCGTCTCCATGACCCTGGGCTGCTGCCTGCAGACGGCATGTCCCGGGACTGAGCTCTCATGTGGGCAGCCATCCAGTCCCATCCTTGTCAGGCTGAGTCCCAAGCaggacaggaagggagaagggcgTGGGGCTAGATGCTGAGCCAGCTGGAGGGGTCGGGTGGATGCGAGCCAAGGGGGTAACATTGCTCAGAGGCCAGAGCAGGCTGAGGCCTGAGGCCTTGGGGGCCAGCAGGGTACCTCCCCCAAGAGGCAGCCAGAGTCAGACCCACACAGCCCCGGGCGTGagccacctccccctccagctgGGGTTCTTAGCAAGTCCTCCTCCCAGCGGAGCTCCTGTCGCGTCATCTGCGTGCAGGGCAGGCGTACTCCCACTTCCCCGTGAGGCTCAGTCACAGCGCTGTTCCAGGGAGTCACGTGCTGGGACGGCAGCAGTGAGGATGAGTGGCTtcccattgggagcctgcttgaCCATTTGAGATGAGACAGGGTCCCCAAGAAGGGCTGGGGTCAGGCGGAGCAGGGCAGAGCCGCAGCCTCCTAACTTCTGTCCAGAGCCCTCCAGCCCGGGGCTCCTTGGGGGGCTGGGCACACCCAGCTGCAAGGCGGGGCTCAGGCTTCCTTGcctccccaggtgcccctgggcccGGAGTGCACAAAGGCCGTCATGAAGCTGGAGGGCCGTCATGAAGCTGGCATACTGCGCACACTGCCTGGGGGTCCCCGGCGCCCGGCCCTGCCCTGACTACTNNNNNNNNNNNNNNNNNNNNNNNNNNNNNNNNNNNNNNNNNNNNNNNNNNNNNNNNNNNNNNNNNNNNNNNNNNNNNNNNNNNNNNNNNNNNNNNNNNNNCCTCTGTGTGTGTTCACACTTGTGCCAGACTCCATGGTGCTCATCACCGACAAGTTCCGGGGCCCTTCGGGAGCAGAAAGCGTCATCGGCAACGTGCACTTGTGGCTGGCGGAAGCCATCAACGCCCTCCAGGACAACAAGGACATACTCACGGCCAAGGTACGGGCAGGCAGGTGCAGCAGGCATGGAGGGGCATCCCAGATATGGCCTCGTGCCCCTCCAGGACCCCTGTGGTCTTCCCCCAGGTCATCCAGGGCTGTGGAAACCCCAAGGTGAAcccccagggctctgggcccGAGGAGAAGCGGCACCAGGGCAAGCTGGTGTTACAGGAGAAGCCTTCCACGGGCACATTGGAGAAGCTGGTGAGCGGCCCTCAGCCGGCCAGGGCCTGGgtggacaggggaggggagggcagaccAAGCAGGGCGCCCCGTGGCCTGACTGCTGCCCTGCAGGTCTCAGAGGCCAAGACGCAGCTCCGAGACGCCCAGGACTTCTGGATCAGCCTCCCCAGCATGCTGTGCAGTGAGAGGTTGGCCATGAGCAGTGCCAGTGATGACCGCTGCTGGAACGGCATGGCCAAAGGCAGGTGGGTGCTGCCCAGCTGACCACAGACCAGCCGGCCTTTGCGGCCTCTCCCGGGTCCCTCGTCTGGCCTGTGTCACTAAGTGCCATGTGCGCAGGGCCATGCCCGACGCCGGGCCCAGAGTAGGACACAGGAAGCCCGGACAAGGGTCTGGGCCAGCTTCCTGAGGCACGTACCATGCTCAGTGCCTCCACACCCCACTACTGTGGGCTCCTGGCAGTCTCCAACAGGCCCCAGGGGGGTCTCAGGCCTGCCAGGACGTGGACCggaggagaggggatgggagggcaTGCCAGGGAAGCGCCCCTTTCCAGGGAGCAGGCAGTGACTCAGGGCCTGTCCTCGGCCCCCAGGTACCTCCCGGAGGTGATGGGCGATGGCCTGGCCAATCAGATCAACAACCCCGAGGTGGAGGTAGACATCACCAAGCCCGACATGACCGTCCGCCAGCAGATCATGCAGCTGAAGGTCATGACCAACCGGCTTCGTGGCGCCTACAGCGGCAATGATGTGGACTTCCAGGATGCCAGTGCGGGCGGGGCCCCAGGGACTGggagcccgggggggggggcggtgcaggggaagggcacagaggagggaccctcccagcccctgggtcCACACAGTGGctctggctgctgctgctgcccggTCACAGATGCCAAGCGCCCCCCACAGACATACACCCACACCCCCAAGCACGGCCGAGCCTGGCCAGAACGTCCGTCAGGCCTTGGCAGGCCCGGGCGGGCCGGGAGCTATGCTCAGGGTGGAGCTGGCATTGCCCAGCATGGGAGTCCCCCATGGCAGGGTGCTGGGCTCAGGGTCTTCCTGGTGCTTGGGGTACACAGTGGGGTGGGCCTGCTGgagcctcctctcctccccaggtGACGACAGCAGTGGCTCGGGCAGTGGTGACAGCTGCCCAGACGACCTCTGCGACCGGAGGGTCAGCAAGAAGAGCTCCAGCTCCCGGACGACCCTGACCCACGCCCTCCCTGGCCTGTCGGAGCAGGAGGGCCAGAAGACCTCGGCTGCgagctgcccccagccctgcgcgtccctgctgctccttcccctgctcctctcAGCCGCCAGGCCCACGTGGCGGTAactgccccaggccccagggaccGAAGCCAAGAACTGACTTTGCCAAAATGCAAAACAGATGATATTTAATTCTCCTCAGCCTAGATGCCCCAGCACAGGACAGGGAGGGACAGTGAGGGACCCCGGCTCTGTGACTGCACTGGGGTGGGGCAAGGGGTGCTGGCCTTCCTGGCCTGGCTCCGCCGGCCGCCCTGGCTTTTAATTTTGTATGAGGCCCTCAGGTCAGCCAGGAACAACGTCCCCATAAGCCATGTATTTCAGGAACCTGGGGGATGCCGGTGGCCAACTCCTGCCTGCCCGCCTGCACCTCCCCCCCAGTTCCCTGAGCAGTGTCCCGCTGGAGAGCGCGAGCCCGTGCCTTCCTCTCCCGCCTCCTCCCACAGAGCACTTCCGGGCTCCAGGTGTCAGAAACCAAGGCCCACACCTGGGCGGACCCCTGGGAGGGCATCGGGTTTCTGTCGTCCAGGGTCTAGCAGGGCCTTCGAGATTATGCATGAACACTTCAGTCTCAGCCAGGCCCCCGTGATGCCGTGGCCTCCCCAGAGACCCTCAGCATCAGGCTGCATTCTAACTGGGAAGGCACCCTTGCTGACCAGTCTTTCTGGATCTCATTCTCTCCAAAGGCCGGCTGCAAGGGTCCGGGGTGCACAGAAGGGCTGCCGTGGGCACAGCCTCACCTCTGGGTGCTGCTCTTGGCTGACTTTCGTGTGAGGCTGGGGGTGCCGATCCTGGGCTTCCCGGGAGGGCAGGCTGGGCCCTCCACAGACGTGGGCACGCCCTTCAAACTCGGGCCTGGCGCCTGCACAGGGCCTGTGGCTGTGCGGACGTGCTGCCACCCACGCATCTGCCTGTCATCCCCGCCAGACCCAGGGCCCCCCACTTGGGGTGACACAGGCGGGGCTGGAGGCGACACCGGGCCACAGGATGGGGGTGGCCAGTGAAACTTCAGCCCGGCCAGGAGGCCTGGCCCCGCAAGCCAGAGGGCCACCTGGGTCCCTCCTGGCCCCGCCAGCTGCAGGGGGCCTGGAGGGCTTTGACAGTTAAGGGCTTTTCCAAAAGTACATACATTCACAGACGCTTTCCATCTGTTCACCCAGAGCTGCTTTTCAGCTCCTCCTCCCAGAGCTTGGAAGGGCTGGGGCTTCCTGGACCTGGGGGCACCCCTGCTCCCTCGGGCTGTCCAGGCCCTCCCCCAGGCCCgggaccctctctccctccttccctcctgggccCTAGCTGCTGTGGGCCCTGCGGAGGGGCTGGGCCCTGCCAGAGAGGGGCTCAGGCAAGGGGACCCTCGAGGGTCCATGGGATGCTGAGCCACTGTGGCCAGGGACAGCAGTCCTAACCAGCACCAGGGCCCGACAAGGCCACTTAGCGCTGCTTTGCCTCGCCTCTCACGCTGGTCAGGGCCCCCAGCCCGTGCCCCACCAGGCAGCACAGTCCCACGGGCACTCCCACCCCATAATAACCCTGCTCGTGCCGGACCGGGGGGCTGGGCCCGGGGCCTCCTTCCCTGTAGGTGAGTGCCGGCTGGACTCTCAGGGGCTCTGGGGCAGTGGCTGCCCACGTGCCCAGATGGCAGCATTTGGCTGCACGTGGACGTCCCCGCAGGAGCCCACACCGGACGTCTCTCTGGAAGGGGCGGCCCCACACAGCAGGCTGCATCCTGCTGCGGGTACCAACTGATGTCACATGCTCTTGAGTCCTTGTATGAATAAAAGGTTGGAGAGCTTGTGTGGCCGCTGTGACCGCATTCTGCACAGCTCGGGTGAGCGCGCACCCCTGGCCCGGCACAGCAGGATGTGACTTGGGGCGCACTGGCGGCGGGGAGGGACTTGCGCACGGACTGCGCCCATGGTCTGCGTCTCCATGTCCCACCCTGGGCCCGTGCAGTGCCTGGAAGAAGGAGGAGGCCACGGCCCACCTGCTGTCCACTCCTTCCCTGCTCCGGACACGCATCCTGACGCGTGTCTCAGGAAGGTTCCAGTTCCTGCCAAGTAGCCTCAGAGATGCCCAGGAGGCCAGACCATGGGGACCAGTGTGGTTCTGAGGCCAGGCCTGTCTGGACATCCCAATGGTCCAGGTCTGTCCCCAGTGCCAAGGAGCCCTGCTACCTTGCCGGAGCAGAGTCCCGCACGATGCCTGAGGCAAAGctgccagcccccaccctcaccccccaggCGCCTTTCAGCCCCGCCAGCGGGTAGCACATCCACTGCAGGGCCCAGTGACTGGCGCCCCAGCAGAGCCCGGAGGCCAGCCCGGAAGCAAGAGCTGATGCAGGGTCATTTTATTTGGGAATTTCGGCCACACTAGTCTGCCTGGTGAACGTTCGACAAAGCCGCTCTGTCCTCTCGGGCCTGAGTGCGGAGGAGACAGCGGCCAGTTCCCGCTGCCCCAACG
This window of the Ailuropoda melanoleuca isolate Jingjing chromosome 2, ASM200744v2, whole genome shotgun sequence genome carries:
- the GPC1 gene encoding LOW QUALITY PROTEIN: glypican-1 (The sequence of the model RefSeq protein was modified relative to this genomic sequence to represent the inferred CDS: deleted 1 base in 1 codon; substituted 1 base at 1 genomic stop codon); amino-acid sequence: MCQAWARGRGSGVHRLPRAAGRRHVLGCLRNQRFSSGSSEAGSSGSRCGQAGLPCGREAESAPGSPGLSGCRLSLAFLGLRASGFIFAPVLLVRPPDEDSRPVGLGARQLPCGFISTSDLTYGHLPIACLGLQHVNQGPRCGPWPLGTRHVRSVLSGEHLRICPQGYTCCTSEMEEKLANRSRAELETALLDSSRALQTTLAAQLQSFDDHFQHLLNESERALQDAFPSAVGELYAQSASAFRDLYAELRLYYRGANLHLEETLAEFWARLLERLFRQLHPQLLLPDDYLDCLGKQADALRPFGEAPRELRLRATRAFVAARAFVQGLGVAGDVVRKVAQVPLGPECTRPSXSWRAVMKLAYCAHCLGVPGARPCPDYXXXXXXXCVFTLVPDSMVLITDKFRGPSGAESVIGNVHLWLAEAINALQDNKDILTAKVIQGCGNPKVNPQGSGPEEKRHQGKLVLQEKPSTGTLEKLVSEAKTQLRDAQDFWISLPSMLCSERLAMSSASDDRCWNGMAKGRYLPEVMGDGLANQINNPEVEVDITKPDMTVRQQIMQLKVMTNRLRGAYSGNDVDFQDASDDSSGSGSGDSCPDDLCDRRVSKKSSSSRTTLTHALPGLSEQEGQKTSAASCPQPCASLLLLPLLLSAARPTWR